Proteins found in one Candidatus Gastranaerophilales bacterium genomic segment:
- a CDS encoding FAD-dependent oxidoreductase, translating to MKTVIIGGGACGASCAARLRRLDETFEILILEKTNEISIANCGLPYYCSDVINDRGKILVSNPKKFKDWFNIDVKLNSEVVKINREAKNVELQNGELISYDKLVLALGANPIVPPFEGMDRSKVFTVRTLADADGIKNFIKNNNVKKAVVIGGGFIGIEMAENLAEMSLDTTLIELQNQILAPVDYEAAAVAQNEMRDNGVELILSDGVARFYENKIVLNSGNEVEFDIVIMAIGVSPETTLAKEAGLAVNKGLKVNEFMQTADPDIYAGGDSVEVRDFVSGDETLIPLAGPANRQGRIIADNISGGNSTYKNSQGTAVLKVFDLTVASCGNNEKQLKAKNIPYLKSIIYSRSFAGYYPNSTQTLFKLLFTQEGKILGAQAAGQEGVEKRIDVIATVMRNNGTVQEMLDSELCYAPPYSSAKDPVNVLGMNAENILNDYIKPAFDEDLDGAYLIDIRPSAIFNISTVEGAVNIPIDELRSRYNEVPKDKKVILFCNTGYTSYVAERILNQKGFDNIYSLAGGVELYKELTKNSKAIVKKKEDKCLTTYCCDQSTVKIDATGLQCPGPIVRLASKINELQDNELLEITSTDKGFKSDVEAWCEMTGNTLLSLEQKDKVIKAIIQKGNACPVALHNEKSNSQTIVVFSNDLDKALAAFIIANGAKASGCDVTLFFTFWGLNILRKSNVNVKKGLIDKMFSMMMPQGADKLTLSKMNMGGAGSIMMKWVMKNKNISTLNELIEQAQQSGVKFIACNMSMDVMGIKREELIDGVEIGGVAKYVSKSIGAGSNLFI from the coding sequence ATGAAAACAGTAATAATAGGCGGCGGGGCTTGCGGGGCAAGCTGTGCGGCAAGATTAAGAAGATTGGATGAAACCTTCGAAATTCTAATTTTAGAAAAAACTAACGAAATCTCCATAGCAAATTGCGGTTTACCCTATTATTGCTCGGATGTTATTAATGACAGGGGCAAAATACTTGTATCAAACCCTAAAAAATTCAAAGATTGGTTTAATATTGATGTTAAATTAAACTCGGAAGTTGTAAAAATCAACCGTGAAGCCAAAAATGTGGAACTGCAAAACGGAGAATTGATTTCTTACGACAAGCTCGTTCTTGCATTAGGTGCAAACCCCATAGTTCCGCCGTTTGAAGGTATGGATAGAAGCAAGGTTTTTACGGTAAGGACTTTGGCTGACGCAGATGGGATAAAAAACTTTATCAAGAACAACAATGTGAAAAAAGCAGTGGTTATAGGCGGCGGCTTTATAGGGATTGAAATGGCGGAAAACCTTGCTGAAATGAGTCTTGATACAACGCTTATAGAGCTTCAAAATCAAATTTTAGCGCCCGTAGACTACGAAGCAGCTGCAGTTGCCCAAAATGAAATGAGAGATAACGGGGTTGAACTTATACTCTCTGACGGTGTAGCACGTTTTTATGAAAATAAAATTGTTTTAAACTCAGGTAATGAGGTTGAATTTGATATTGTAATTATGGCTATAGGCGTTAGCCCCGAAACGACTTTGGCTAAAGAAGCAGGGCTGGCAGTGAACAAGGGACTGAAAGTTAACGAATTTATGCAAACTGCGGACCCTGATATTTACGCAGGCGGTGACAGCGTGGAAGTGCGGGATTTTGTTTCAGGGGATGAAACTTTAATCCCTCTGGCAGGACCTGCAAACCGTCAGGGAAGAATTATTGCCGACAATATTTCGGGAGGCAATTCTACATACAAAAATTCTCAGGGAACTGCCGTACTAAAAGTTTTTGACCTTACCGTAGCTTCTTGCGGTAACAACGAAAAACAATTAAAAGCTAAAAATATCCCTTATCTTAAGAGTATTATTTACAGCCGTTCTTTTGCGGGATATTATCCGAATTCCACACAGACTCTTTTTAAACTTTTATTCACGCAAGAGGGCAAAATTCTTGGCGCACAGGCAGCAGGGCAGGAAGGGGTAGAAAAAAGAATTGATGTTATAGCGACAGTTATGAGAAACAACGGCACAGTGCAGGAAATGCTCGATAGTGAACTTTGTTATGCTCCGCCTTATTCATCCGCAAAAGACCCTGTAAACGTACTTGGAATGAATGCCGAGAATATACTGAACGATTATATCAAACCTGCTTTTGATGAAGATTTAGATGGAGCATATTTAATTGATATAAGACCTTCCGCCATATTTAATATAAGCACCGTTGAAGGAGCTGTAAATATCCCCATAGATGAATTAAGAAGCAGATACAACGAGGTGCCGAAAGATAAAAAAGTGATTTTATTCTGTAATACAGGCTACACAAGCTATGTAGCCGAAAGAATTCTTAATCAAAAAGGTTTTGATAATATTTATTCTTTGGCAGGCGGCGTTGAACTATACAAAGAACTTACAAAAAATAGCAAAGCAATCGTTAAAAAAAAAGAAGATAAATGTTTAACTACATACTGTTGTGATCAATCAACAGTAAAAATAGATGCTACGGGTCTGCAATGCCCCGGACCTATTGTAAGACTTGCTTCTAAAATAAATGAGCTGCAGGATAATGAACTTTTAGAAATAACCTCAACCGACAAAGGTTTCAAGTCCGATGTTGAAGCCTGGTGCGAAATGACGGGGAATACCCTTTTAAGCCTGGAGCAAAAAGATAAGGTGATTAAGGCAATTATCCAAAAAGGCAATGCCTGTCCTGTTGCCCTACATAATGAAAAATCCAACAGTCAAACTATAGTTGTTTTTTCTAACGATTTAGACAAGGCTTTAGCAGCATTTATAATAGCAAACGGAGCCAAAGCAAGCGGGTGTGATGTAACACTGTTTTTCACTTTTTGGGGGCTGAATATATTAAGAAAATCCAACGTAAATGTAAAAAAAGGGTTGATAGACAAAATGTTTTCTATGATGATGCCGCAAGGCGCCGACAAACTTACCCTGTCCAAGATGAATATGGGCGGAGCCGGTTCAATTATGATGAAATGGGTTATGAAAAATAAAAACATCTCAACATTAAATGAACTTATAGAACAAGCTCAACAATCAGGGGTCAAGTTCATTGCCTGCAATATGTCTATGGACGTAATGGGTATTAAACGGGAAGAACTTATAGATGGTGTAGAAATCGGCGGCGTGGCTAAATACGTATCAAAAAGCATTGGCGCCGGCTCAAACTTGTTTATATAA
- a CDS encoding metalloregulator ArsR/SmtB family transcription factor, whose product MQVNDYVKIFDALSHPIRLKIVCGLVHAERCNVGTMSQRLGVSQSLISQHVNILKNAEIIKGYREGNVIWYKLENDLARKLLTNIEINICDEN is encoded by the coding sequence ATGCAAGTTAATGATTATGTGAAAATATTTGATGCACTTTCACATCCTATAAGGCTAAAGATTGTTTGCGGGCTTGTGCATGCAGAACGTTGTAATGTAGGTACAATGAGCCAAAGACTCGGGGTATCGCAGTCTTTGATTTCACAGCATGTGAATATTTTAAAAAATGCTGAAATTATTAAGGGCTACAGAGAAGGGAATGTAATCTGGTATAAACTTGAGAATGATTTGGCGAGAAAACTTTTGACAAATATAGAAATTAATATATGTGATGAAAACTAG
- a CDS encoding peroxiredoxin, whose product MFKKIILSLCVMSFLMLGANAMPLIGDDAPAFTAKTTQGVVNFPQDYKGKWVILFSHPADFTPVCTTEFMTFQKMMPEFKALNTEIIGLSIDSLYAHMAWFRTIKEKIEYKDMKNMEITFPLIEDIKMDVSAKYGMVQPNVSTTQAVRAVFIIDPNAKVRAIMYYPASAGRNFQEIKRLLIALQTSDAFGVATPADWQPGDPVIVPPPNSCGVIKERNAKPDPAVTCNDWFMCFKKLPKETISQKLLKK is encoded by the coding sequence ATGTTTAAAAAAATTATTCTATCTTTATGCGTTATGTCGTTTTTAATGCTTGGTGCAAATGCAATGCCTTTAATAGGTGATGATGCTCCTGCATTTACGGCGAAAACTACACAAGGTGTGGTGAATTTCCCTCAAGACTACAAGGGTAAGTGGGTCATTTTATTTTCTCATCCTGCTGATTTTACCCCTGTGTGTACAACGGAGTTTATGACTTTTCAAAAAATGATGCCTGAATTTAAAGCTCTAAACACAGAGATTATCGGGCTTTCTATTGACAGTCTTTATGCTCATATGGCTTGGTTTAGGACAATCAAAGAAAAAATTGAATACAAAGACATGAAAAACATGGAGATTACTTTTCCTTTAATTGAAGACATTAAGATGGATGTTTCAGCTAAGTACGGTATGGTTCAGCCCAATGTATCAACAACGCAGGCAGTGCGTGCTGTTTTTATAATTGACCCTAATGCAAAAGTAAGAGCGATTATGTACTACCCTGCTTCTGCGGGAAGAAACTTCCAGGAAATTAAACGGTTGCTTATTGCTTTACAGACTTCTGATGCGTTTGGAGTGGCAACTCCTGCCGATTGGCAGCCCGGCGACCCTGTAATTGTTCCTCCGCCAAACTCTTGCGGCGTTATTAAAGAAAGAAACGCAAAACCTGACCCGGCAGTAACATGTAACGACTGGTTTATGTGCTTCAAAAAATTGCCTAAAGAAACTATTTCACAAAAGTTATTGAAAAAATAA
- a CDS encoding DUF2892 domain-containing protein codes for MYMAKTDSWYLERIIYLIAGVMVLLSLALAYFFSEYWLILTALVGINLIIFALSGFCIMANILVKLGVKPKDN; via the coding sequence ATGTATATGGCAAAAACCGACAGTTGGTATTTAGAAAGAATTATTTATCTTATCGCAGGTGTAATGGTTCTGTTAAGCTTGGCTTTGGCTTACTTTTTCAGCGAGTATTGGCTTATTTTAACGGCTCTTGTAGGCATAAATCTTATTATTTTTGCGCTGAGCGGCTTTTGTATAATGGCAAATATTCTTGTTAAACTGGGTGTTAAGCCTAAAGACAATTAA
- a CDS encoding efflux RND transporter permease subunit, translating to MTNNEENKDKIGVSGKIAQMFIQSKLTPLIILASIILGVFATVVTPREEEPQIVVPMADVFVQYPGATAQEVEARVTRPMEQLISEIPGVEYVYSIIKPGMNLTIVRYQVGQNAEDSTIKLYNKLYSNFDRIPQGVSQPLIKIRSIDDVPILALTMSSNNKHFTGYELRRVAAEIADELKKDGDVSEVSVTGGQKRQVKVTFDPAKLQGYNLSTFQIMQAIQKSNFLLNSGRVQSDNKEFIVDTGGFIKDSTELGNLVVGVNNNMPVYLKNVAEVEDTAEEPVNYVFNYDHKTGSNEAVTISLSKKKGTNATNVSHRALAKIENMKSYLIPNDINITVTRNYGETAKEKSDELLSHMLIATISVIALIAFFLGRKEALVVAVAVPVTLSLTLLISFLMGYTLNRVTLFALIFSIGILVDDAIVVVENIHRHFKLEGASIKTAVKAVNEVGNPTILATFTVVAALLPMAFVSGLMGPYMRPIPIGASAAMIFSLLVAFIVSPWLSYIVLKDEKHEGEDHEEHQDGKMVEIYKHILTPLVENRGKRLNSMKIIAGLLILAFMLVPLKLVQFKMLPFDNKSEIQIIVDMPEGSTLEETAAVTQALGKYINTIPEVINYQTYVGSSAPHNFNGLVRHYFLRSNSNEADIQVNLKPKHDRHKQSHDLAKMMRPELQKIGVKYNANVKLAEIPPGPPVISTLVAEVYGPDPEKQVEIAGKIKDIFTKVKGIVDVDWYVEDPQTKITFIPDKEKAALNGVSTDIISQAIKTSLGGTSAGLVHFDKEKEPVEIFLRMPLSERSDINALTSITVPAQTGRLIPVSGLVKQETGEQEQTIYHKNMRRVTYVTGDVAKEIESPVYAVLDMNNIISKLKLDNDKKLKQLNIAMPDNESEYSVKWDGEWHITLEVFRDMGIAFAAVLVLIYVLVVAWFKDFVTPLVIMAPIPLTLVGILPGHLIFQAFFTATSMIGFIALSGIIVRNSILLVDFIHLETQEGTALKEAVIKAGLVRFRPILLTALAVVVGSFVMLFDPIFQGLAIAMMFGAVVATILTLIVVPVLYYEIFSKKEN from the coding sequence ATGACAAATAATGAAGAAAATAAAGACAAAATAGGAGTTTCGGGCAAAATAGCCCAAATGTTTATACAGTCAAAGTTAACACCTTTGATAATTCTGGCATCAATAATCCTGGGAGTTTTTGCTACAGTTGTTACGCCCAGAGAAGAAGAGCCGCAAATAGTTGTACCGATGGCAGATGTGTTTGTGCAATATCCCGGCGCAACGGCTCAGGAAGTAGAAGCACGTGTTACAAGACCTATGGAGCAGCTTATTTCCGAGATTCCGGGTGTAGAATATGTATACTCTATAATCAAACCCGGCATGAATTTAACCATTGTACGTTATCAGGTAGGTCAAAACGCCGAAGACAGCACCATCAAGCTTTATAATAAACTGTATTCCAATTTTGACAGAATACCCCAAGGTGTATCACAGCCGTTAATTAAAATCCGCTCCATTGACGACGTGCCTATTTTGGCTTTGACAATGTCAAGTAATAACAAGCATTTTACAGGCTACGAGCTGCGGCGTGTGGCAGCTGAAATAGCCGATGAGCTGAAAAAAGACGGTGATGTATCAGAAGTAAGCGTTACCGGAGGGCAAAAAAGGCAGGTGAAAGTAACCTTTGACCCTGCAAAATTGCAAGGGTATAACCTTAGTACTTTTCAGATAATGCAGGCTATTCAAAAGTCGAATTTTTTACTCAATTCAGGCAGGGTACAGTCTGACAATAAAGAATTTATAGTAGATACAGGCGGATTTATAAAAGACTCTACAGAACTGGGAAACCTTGTAGTAGGTGTGAACAACAATATGCCTGTTTATCTCAAAAATGTTGCCGAAGTGGAAGATACAGCAGAAGAACCGGTTAATTATGTATTTAATTATGACCACAAAACCGGCTCAAACGAAGCTGTTACAATATCTTTGTCAAAGAAAAAAGGTACTAATGCAACCAATGTTTCTCACAGGGCTTTGGCAAAAATTGAAAACATGAAAAGTTATCTAATCCCAAACGATATCAATATAACAGTTACAAGAAACTACGGTGAAACCGCCAAAGAAAAGTCTGACGAGCTTTTGAGCCATATGCTTATTGCAACCATTTCCGTAATAGCTTTAATTGCATTTTTTCTGGGGCGCAAAGAAGCTCTTGTTGTGGCGGTTGCGGTTCCTGTAACTCTTTCTCTTACATTATTAATAAGTTTTTTGATGGGCTATACCCTCAACAGGGTTACGCTTTTTGCTTTGATATTTTCGATAGGAATTTTGGTAGATGACGCAATTGTTGTCGTTGAAAACATACACAGGCACTTCAAACTTGAAGGTGCAAGCATAAAAACAGCCGTTAAAGCCGTTAACGAGGTCGGCAATCCCACTATTTTAGCAACGTTCACTGTAGTAGCGGCTTTGCTTCCTATGGCATTCGTATCCGGACTGATGGGACCTTATATGCGCCCTATACCGATAGGAGCTTCTGCAGCAATGATATTTTCTTTGCTCGTAGCCTTCATTGTAAGCCCATGGCTAAGCTATATAGTCCTGAAAGATGAAAAGCACGAAGGCGAAGACCATGAAGAACATCAAGACGGTAAAATGGTTGAAATTTACAAACACATTTTAACCCCGCTTGTTGAAAACAGAGGCAAGCGCCTCAATTCAATGAAAATTATCGCGGGTTTGCTAATCCTTGCATTTATGTTAGTTCCGCTTAAGTTGGTTCAATTTAAAATGCTTCCTTTTGATAACAAAAGCGAAATTCAAATAATTGTTGATATGCCGGAAGGCTCTACCTTAGAAGAAACTGCCGCGGTAACACAAGCTTTGGGCAAATATATAAATACAATCCCGGAAGTCATAAATTATCAAACTTATGTAGGTTCATCAGCTCCACATAATTTCAACGGACTGGTGAGGCACTATTTTTTACGCTCAAACAGTAACGAAGCTGATATTCAGGTCAACTTAAAGCCAAAACACGACAGACACAAACAAAGCCATGATTTGGCAAAAATGATGCGCCCCGAACTTCAAAAAATAGGTGTAAAATACAATGCTAACGTTAAATTAGCGGAAATTCCGCCCGGTCCTCCCGTCATAAGCACGCTTGTAGCAGAGGTTTACGGTCCTGACCCTGAGAAACAGGTAGAAATTGCGGGCAAAATAAAGGATATCTTTACTAAGGTAAAAGGAATTGTAGATGTAGACTGGTATGTCGAAGACCCTCAGACAAAAATCACCTTTATACCCGATAAAGAAAAAGCGGCCCTAAACGGAGTCAGTACGGATATTATTTCGCAGGCAATTAAAACCTCGCTTGGCGGAACTTCTGCAGGTCTGGTGCATTTTGATAAAGAAAAAGAACCTGTCGAAATATTTTTAAGAATGCCGCTATCAGAGCGCAGTGATATCAATGCTTTAACCAGTATAACTGTTCCGGCACAAACAGGCAGGTTAATTCCTGTTTCAGGACTTGTTAAACAAGAAACAGGCGAACAGGAACAAACTATCTATCATAAAAACATGAGAAGAGTAACTTATGTAACAGGAGATGTTGCGAAAGAGATAGAAAGCCCTGTCTATGCTGTTCTTGATATGAATAACATAATTTCTAAACTGAAACTTGATAACGACAAAAAACTAAAGCAATTAAATATTGCAATGCCTGATAATGAAAGTGAATATTCCGTGAAGTGGGATGGTGAGTGGCATATTACACTTGAAGTTTTCAGGGATATGGGTATAGCTTTTGCAGCCGTGCTGGTGTTGATTTATGTACTTGTTGTGGCCTGGTTTAAGGACTTTGTAACTCCGCTTGTAATTATGGCGCCTATACCGCTTACACTTGTGGGAATACTGCCGGGACATTTGATATTTCAGGCGTTTTTCACGGCAACCTCTATGATAGGATTCATAGCGCTTTCTGGAATTATTGTAAGAAACTCTATCCTGTTGGTTGACTTCATACACCTTGAAACGCAAGAAGGTACAGCGCTTAAAGAAGCTGTTATAAAAGCCGGACTGGTAAGATTTCGACCAATACTTTTAACGGCTCTGGCGGTTGTTGTAGGCTCGTTTGTAATGCTTTTTGACCCAATATTTCAGGGGCTTGCTATTGCTATGATGTTCGGCGCTGTTGTGGCTACGATTTTAACTCTTATAGTTGTTCCTGTTCTTTACTATGAAATATTTTCAAAAAAGGAGAATTAA
- a CDS encoding efflux RND transporter periplasmic adaptor subunit: MRKLLLIIALSTIVSAGCSHHSEKPLQPLVSGVQIETVTKKSADSFYTTSGTVKSKTNSVVSAMLNGRVTSTAVQEGDTVKSGQLLLTIDARDLAQKASGANAGIKAAQMTADSAYQNMKMAEKTYQRYKTLYDEKVISKQEFDQYSTQKNIAASEYQRALAGVQQAQAGLGEVKVYQGYSRVTAPVSGIVTQKYIDAGTTALQGQPLIAIEAPGEKELVANIDESYLDKVKEGISVSLEIGDKTLQRKITKVVKYIDPSTRTFKAKIDAAGLTGGQFAKINIPIATKTAIFVPKTAVIQKGELTGVYTVDDENTISYRLIRTGKTYGENIEVLSGLNDGDKIITVGAVKAIDGGKINDK, translated from the coding sequence ATGAGAAAACTATTACTGATAATAGCATTAAGCACAATAGTTTCGGCAGGCTGTTCGCACCACTCCGAAAAACCCCTGCAGCCTTTAGTATCAGGAGTACAGATTGAAACAGTAACCAAGAAAAGCGCAGATAGTTTTTATACAACGTCAGGAACCGTTAAATCCAAGACAAACAGCGTTGTATCAGCAATGCTTAACGGCAGGGTTACTTCAACAGCTGTGCAGGAGGGTGATACCGTTAAGTCGGGGCAGCTGCTCTTAACTATTGACGCAAGAGATTTAGCTCAAAAAGCATCAGGGGCAAATGCGGGAATTAAAGCCGCACAAATGACTGCGGATTCTGCCTATCAAAATATGAAAATGGCGGAAAAAACTTACCAAAGGTATAAAACCCTTTATGACGAAAAAGTTATAAGCAAACAAGAGTTTGACCAATACTCAACCCAAAAAAATATTGCCGCTTCCGAATATCAACGTGCTTTGGCAGGAGTTCAGCAAGCACAGGCAGGGTTGGGGGAAGTTAAAGTTTACCAGGGTTATTCACGAGTAACAGCGCCTGTTTCAGGCATAGTAACGCAAAAATATATAGACGCAGGAACAACAGCGCTTCAAGGTCAGCCGCTGATTGCTATTGAAGCTCCCGGCGAAAAAGAGCTTGTGGCAAATATAGACGAGAGTTATTTGGACAAGGTAAAAGAAGGTATTTCGGTTTCCTTGGAAATCGGAGACAAGACCCTGCAGCGCAAAATTACAAAAGTAGTTAAATATATTGACCCTTCAACAAGGACTTTTAAAGCGAAAATAGATGCTGCAGGCTTAACAGGCGGACAATTTGCAAAAATAAATATTCCCATAGCCACAAAAACCGCCATTTTTGTACCAAAAACTGCGGTTATTCAAAAAGGCGAACTCACCGGAGTTTACACCGTTGATGATGAAAATACTATTTCCTACAGACTCATAAGAACAGGGAAAACTTACGGCGAAAACATAGAAGTACTGTCAGGGTTGAATGACGGAGATAAAATAATCACTGTTGGAGCAGTTAAAGCAATAGATGGCGGAAAAATAAATGACAAATAA
- a CDS encoding TolC family protein codes for MKKIFGIILALAVIFISTTVFAEELGAVQKPVDFNEAILIALENNKELMAMKAALSASEKDIGISRSYLLPRVSFGEDFASTNNPAQVFGLKLNQRRLTSADFAGAPGSFNNPGNITNFMTYGLVQVPVFNKTSLVALKISKTQYSANAHVYLRKQDELIKNVAQNYLQTGTAQEYVKAAQQGVKDAQEHLRIAQLRYKSELGLYSDVLRAKTELSEAQQRLVSANKNLEVAKRSLGMLLGRKTNVEISNNTPVLDLKTIDYYKDFMLQRNDLKALEINVQNAKNGVRLAQADWFPTLNLNASYNLYQNNYPFGAEGNNYVMGAYLHWDAFDGMKRNYETKKAKDKVQEAEFYLEALKNAIDFKVFEAFSGVEESNKNFELAQIALLTAQEGNRLVTKRWQSSLSPFVDVLDSQTNLDRARANLVKSNNELKAQLINLYFESGVLNEELALNTK; via the coding sequence ATGAAGAAGATATTTGGAATAATTTTAGCTTTAGCGGTGATTTTTATAAGCACAACGGTTTTTGCAGAGGAGTTAGGCGCTGTGCAGAAACCCGTTGATTTTAATGAGGCTATCCTCATTGCGCTTGAAAACAACAAAGAACTTATGGCTATGAAAGCAGCGCTGTCGGCTTCTGAAAAAGATATCGGTATTTCAAGAAGCTATCTTTTGCCGAGGGTCAGTTTTGGCGAAGATTTTGCTTCTACAAACAACCCTGCTCAGGTATTCGGGCTAAAATTAAACCAAAGACGCTTAACCTCCGCTGATTTCGCAGGTGCGCCCGGCTCCTTCAACAACCCCGGTAATATAACGAATTTTATGACTTACGGGTTGGTACAGGTTCCTGTTTTTAACAAAACTTCTTTGGTAGCGCTAAAAATATCAAAAACACAATATAGTGCAAATGCCCACGTGTATTTGAGGAAACAGGATGAATTAATTAAAAACGTTGCCCAAAACTACCTTCAAACAGGAACGGCGCAAGAGTACGTTAAAGCCGCTCAGCAGGGCGTAAAGGATGCACAGGAGCATTTAAGAATTGCGCAATTGCGCTACAAAAGTGAGTTGGGGCTTTATTCGGATGTATTGAGGGCGAAAACAGAACTATCGGAAGCACAGCAGCGTTTAGTCAGTGCGAATAAAAATCTGGAAGTTGCCAAACGTTCGTTGGGAATGTTATTGGGCAGAAAAACAAATGTTGAAATATCTAATAATACTCCTGTTTTGGATTTAAAAACCATTGATTATTACAAAGATTTTATGCTGCAAAGAAACGACTTAAAAGCGTTGGAAATTAACGTACAAAATGCCAAAAACGGCGTAAGATTGGCGCAAGCGGACTGGTTCCCCACTCTAAATCTCAATGCTTCGTACAATTTATATCAAAATAACTATCCGTTCGGGGCAGAAGGCAACAACTACGTAATGGGCGCTTATCTTCATTGGGATGCTTTTGACGGTATGAAAAGGAACTACGAAACAAAAAAAGCCAAAGATAAGGTTCAGGAAGCGGAATTTTATTTAGAAGCCCTCAAAAACGCAATTGATTTTAAAGTTTTCGAGGCCTTTAGCGGTGTAGAGGAGAGCAATAAAAATTTTGAACTGGCTCAAATCGCATTACTAACGGCACAGGAAGGCAACAGGCTTGTCACAAAAAGGTGGCAAAGTTCCTTGTCGCCGTTTGTGGATGTATTGGACTCTCAAACCAATTTAGACAGAGCAAGAGCCAATCTTGTGAAAAGCAATAACGAGCTAAAAGCCCAATTAATCAATCTGTACTTTGAAAGCGGAGTATTAAACGAAGAATTGGCACTTAATACAAAATAA
- a CDS encoding metalloregulator ArsR/SmtB family transcription factor, translated as MDTDLDQIVNIFKALACETRLKIVLGLLEKKECNVNLMAEKLGLAQPNVSQHLAVLKNAKVIEGYRHGTQICYRVVDEETKNILKALNVINR; from the coding sequence ATGGACACTGATTTAGACCAAATAGTGAATATTTTCAAAGCACTTGCCTGCGAAACAAGGCTGAAAATAGTCCTGGGACTGCTTGAAAAGAAGGAGTGCAACGTCAATCTTATGGCAGAAAAACTTGGACTGGCACAGCCTAATGTTTCGCAGCATCTTGCTGTTTTAAAAAATGCTAAAGTAATTGAAGGCTACAGGCACGGTACGCAAATATGCTACCGTGTTGTGGACGAAGAAACTAAAAATATACTTAAAGCTTTAAACGTCATAAATCGTTGA
- the trxA gene encoding thioredoxin — translation MNAILLNDSTFDSEVKNSSMPVLVDFYADWCGPCRKQLPVMEEMASAYAGKAKIAKMNVDESRDKAAEYGISSIPALLVFKNGEIVERLVGLHSKGQLDQILSKYI, via the coding sequence ATGAACGCAATTTTGTTAAACGATTCAACTTTCGACTCAGAAGTAAAAAACAGCAGCATGCCTGTCCTGGTTGATTTTTATGCAGACTGGTGCGGACCATGCAGAAAACAACTTCCCGTTATGGAAGAAATGGCAAGCGCCTACGCAGGCAAAGCTAAAATAGCAAAAATGAATGTAGATGAAAGCCGCGATAAAGCTGCAGAATACGGTATATCCAGCATTCCTGCTCTTTTGGTTTTCAAAAACGGCGAAATTGTAGAACGACTTGTCGGGCTGCATTCCAAAGGTCAGCTTGACCAAATTCTCAGCAAGTACATTTAG
- a CDS encoding MerR family transcriptional regulator, translating into MQVDDDLPVYSIGVASQILNLHPRTLRIYEAEGLISTQRSGGKRFYSKNDLIRIECLRKLIHDENISIPGIKKLLEFTPCWKLKDCNPEKRKQCKELNGRKRRCWEFSQRTCEKTCSHCEVFLREK; encoded by the coding sequence ATGCAGGTTGATGATGATTTACCCGTATATTCAATAGGTGTTGCTTCTCAAATTTTAAATCTACATCCCAGAACATTACGGATTTATGAAGCAGAAGGTTTAATCTCCACACAAAGAAGCGGGGGGAAACGTTTTTATTCAAAAAATGATTTAATCAGAATAGAATGTTTAAGAAAATTAATACATGATGAAAATATAAGTATTCCGGGGATTAAAAAATTGCTTGAATTCACTCCATGTTGGAAACTAAAAGACTGCAACCCCGAAAAACGCAAACAATGTAAAGAACTGAACGGAAGAAAAAGAAGATGCTGGGAATTTTCGCAACGCACTTGTGAGAAAACTTGCTCTCATTGTGAAGTATTTTTAAGAGAAAAGTAA